CTGCTCGAGCTCAGCGACCGGCTGCGCGTCATCGGCCTGCGCTTCAGCCATCAGCGGCACTTCCAGGTGCGCGCCTGGACCCCGGAGCTCGAGCGCAGGTTGGAGCAAATCAACCTCGGCCAAATCCAGGTCGAGCACGAGGAGCTGGAATTTTTACAGCGCGCGCGTCTGGGCCACTGCGCCCAGTGCCACGACCGGTTCTACGCCGATCCGTCCAATGCGGATAAGAACGTCAACCTCTATACCAGCAACCCGATGTCCTGCGCCGCGTGCCACCTTGACGCCGACCCGCAGAACCATCCGGGCAAAGTGCTGGGTCTGCCCAGCGAGCGCAGCTGCCGACGCTGCCACAACGGCGTGCTGCACGGACGAATGCGAATGTTCCTGGCCGACATGGACAGCGAGGACAAACAGCCCTGCGTCAAGTGCCATCCGGCCTACATGGAAAAACCGCCGATAGTCGCGGAGGACGAAACATGACTGTCAGCCGCTTTCACGTCGAGCCCCTTGACCCGCAGAAAGTGGTCGTGGCCGACGAGATTCTCGACACCAAGTTTCCGCCCGTGGCGCGCTTCCGTCTGCTCAGCCGCGGCATCGAGCCCTACCACCGGCTCGATCTGCGCGAGGACAGCGTCGATTTCGACCAAGGCTGCGTGGCCTGCGGCAACTGCATCGACTCCTGCCCCGTGCTGCGGCGCGAGACCGAGCGCGTGGACCGCACGGGCCAGCGCACGAGCATGGCGCTGGAGACGTTGGTCGACGAGGACTGCGAACAGTGCTGGGCCTGCGTGCTCTCCTGCCCGCAGGTCGACACCGAGCTCAAGGACTACATCGTGGACGAGCGCGTGGAGGAGATGATCCCGCCCAATCCGCTGGTGAGCAAACTCGACAACTACTTCATGGTGCTCGCCGCGTTGGCGTTCGGGATCATGATCGGGATCTTCATCGTCTGGTGAGAGCCGGACCGATGCGAGGAGAATAGCGATGGACGAAATTCAGACCAAGACGCCGCCGCAGACTGCTGACGAGCTGGTGCCGATTTTCATCATGGGCAAGCGCTACATGGTGCCCGGCAGCCTGACGATCCAGAAGGCGTTCGAGTATGCGGGCTATAAGCTGGTGCGCGGATGCGGCTGCCGCGGCGGAATTTGCGGCGCCTGCGGTACGCTGTGGCGCGTTCCGGGCAGCTACCGGGTCGAGATCGGACTGGCCTGCCAGACGATCGTGCAGCCCGATATGTACATCGCCCAGATTCCGTTCTTCCCGGCCAACCGCGCCCAGTACGACGTAACGAAGCTTGAGCCCACGGCCCAAACCCTCAGCGCGCTGTACCCGGAGTTGCAGCGCTGCATGGGGTGCAACACCTGCACCAAGAGTTGCCCGATGGAGATCGAGGTGATGGAGTACATCAGCGCGGCGTTGCGCGGCGATATTTTAAAATGCGCCGAGCTGAGCTTCGATTGCGTGATGTGCGGGCTGTGCACCGCGCGTTGTCCGGCGGAGCTGGCGCAGTACCACATCGCGGAGTTGGCGCGGCGGCTGGCCGGAGTACACCTGATCCCGCGCGCGGAACACCTGACCGAGGTCTGCGAAACGATCGAGCAGGGCGGGCATCAAGACAAGCTCGAACAGCTCAAGGCGATGGACGAGTCCACGATGCGTCGGACCTACACCGCGCGAACGATCGAGCCGATGGAGACCGAAGACGACTGGACGCC
The window above is part of the Candidatus Alcyoniella australis genome. Proteins encoded here:
- a CDS encoding NapC/NirT family cytochrome c — translated: MSALRRVLDRAWALAMAVNPFAVFAGLLLLGVVGLSAMVQYNQANDFCLKCHHQRGPYQPIDLESTAHEPYVKNLRSEAHVNCLECHTDKELINFFELVAVRAGRGFDELTNPPRMQAPREGPQYADELCLRCHYKILETDEIKGQRLLELSDRLRVIGLRFSHQRHFQVRAWTPELERRLEQINLGQIQVEHEELEFLQRARLGHCAQCHDRFYADPSNADKNVNLYTSNPMSCAACHLDADPQNHPGKVLGLPSERSCRRCHNGVLHGRMRMFLADMDSEDKQPCVKCHPAYMEKPPIVAEDET
- a CDS encoding 4Fe-4S dicluster domain-containing protein, which translates into the protein MTVSRFHVEPLDPQKVVVADEILDTKFPPVARFRLLSRGIEPYHRLDLREDSVDFDQGCVACGNCIDSCPVLRRETERVDRTGQRTSMALETLVDEDCEQCWACVLSCPQVDTELKDYIVDERVEEMIPPNPLVSKLDNYFMVLAALAFGIMIGIFIVW
- a CDS encoding 4Fe-4S dicluster domain-containing protein, with product MDEIQTKTPPQTADELVPIFIMGKRYMVPGSLTIQKAFEYAGYKLVRGCGCRGGICGACGTLWRVPGSYRVEIGLACQTIVQPDMYIAQIPFFPANRAQYDVTKLEPTAQTLSALYPELQRCMGCNTCTKSCPMEIEVMEYISAALRGDILKCAELSFDCVMCGLCTARCPAELAQYHIAELARRLAGVHLIPRAEHLTEVCETIEQGGHQDKLEQLKAMDESTMRRTYTARTIEPMETEDDWTPPAGEQF